In Athalia rosae chromosome 6, iyAthRosa1.1, whole genome shotgun sequence, one DNA window encodes the following:
- the LOC105690396 gene encoding myosin heavy chain 95F isoform X3, with translation MENQQVWVRDPQEGFIIGKFVDMVDGDALIQPLNAKLKQRTCPLDEVYPAGEYTQDVEDNCALMYLNEATLLNNIRTRYFKDKIYSYVANILIAVNPYYEMKDLYSSKTLKSYQGKSLGETPPHVFAIADKAFRDMKVLKQSQSIIVSGESGAGKTESTKYLLRYLCDLWGSTAGPIEQKILDANPVLEAFGNAKTKRNNNSSRFGKFMEVHFDAKCQVVGGYISHYLLEKSRVCLQSPGERNYHVFYMMCAGAPADLRAKLGITNPDDFQYLRNGCSQYFCNASSEKKLNNAQKSKEQISKGSLHDPILDDVEGFNAIDKALTRLGLTDLERMEIYTMVAAVLHLGNITFEDNPEDTKGGSRITADSKQSVVTSAALLGVDADELRQALVSKVMQTSRGGIKGTVIMVPLKVHEANSGRDALAKAIYSKLFDHIVSRINKSIPFKASSYYIGVLDIAGFEYFRVNSFEQFCINYCNEKLQQFFNEKILKYEQDLYDREALNVPKISYVDNQDCIDLIESKTNGIFSLLDEESKLPKHSFDHFTSEVHRAWSGHFRITLPRTSRLKEHRELRDDEGFVIRHYAGGVCYQTNQFIEKNNDALHASLEGLIQESSNSFLKTNFANNTCPKGKLTFISVGSKFKTQLGELMDKLKNNGTNFVRCVKPNNEMVDHQFDGNSILGQLRCSGMTSVLELMEHGYPSRVPFQELYSMYKSYLPPELAKLDPRFFCEALLHSLRLNNKDFKFGITRVFFKPGKFAEFDNVMKSDPENLKKLVENVKKWLVKSRWMKVQFCALSAIKLKNKILYRRYHLIVIQKTVRMYLAKKQHQPRIQGIVKIRNLTQQLASMQQTANQLKSSKDSSLNDIKKLNQQLETIQAKIKGDPKIKKQEIDKSIANVVGLMDNQMKKLQDAVKTQKSAEEQEKLKLIQEAMEIEKRKKLEEELKIKEEEENRRKKTEIEIRRKAEEEERRKQEAANEKAAAAIQAQLDKEQMEESRYREQIEQERRDHDLAVRLAQESNGHVEDSPPPMRSGSDVRGPPITNNKLIRSEQVRSHQAAMNTNKKYDLSKWKYSQLRDTINTSCDIELLEACRHEFHRRLKVYHAWKARNRKRTTIDENERAPRAIMEAAAEAAAKARPIPMKQSIIESSQRFFRIPFVKPAVAGQTENPYSAGKRGWWYAHFDGQYVARQMELHPEKPPILLVAGVDDMQMCELSLDETGLTRKRGAEILEYEFNKEWERNGGRPYTVPSERTK, from the exons TCTTACGTCGCCAATATTCTGATCGCCGTTAACCCTTACTACGAAATGAAGGATCTCTACTCTTCGAAAACCTTGAAATCTTACCAAGGAAAATCACTTGGTGAAACTCCACCCCACGTTTTTGCGATCG CCGACAAAGCTTTCAGGGATATGAAAGTTCTGAAACAATCTCAGAGCATAATCGTTTCCGGCGAATCTGGAGCAGGGAAAACTGAATCTACCAAATATTTACTCCGCTATCTCTGTGATCTTTGGGGATCTACAGCTGGTCcgatagaacaaaaaattcttgatg CCAATCCCGTTTTGGAAGCATTTGGAAATGCAAAAACGAAGCGTAACAACAACAGTTCacgttttggaaaatttatggaAGTTCATTTTGACGCAAAGTGTCAAGTCGTCGGCGGTTACATATCTCATTATCTTCTCGAAAAGTCGCGGGTCTGTCTTCAAAGTCCCGGTGAAAGAAATTACCACGTATTTTACATGATGTGCGCCGGAGCCCCCGCCGATCTGAGAGCTAAACTCGGCATCACGAATCCCGACGATTTTCAATACCTGAGAAATGGATGCAGTCAATATTTTTGCAACGCTtcttcggagaaaaaattaaacaacgcACAAAAAAGCAAGGAACAAATCAGCAAGGGTAGTCTTCACGATCCTATACTAGACGACGTCGAGGGATTCAATGCCATCGACaag GCACTCACACGATTAGGTTTGACGGACTTGGAACGGATGGAAATCTACACTATGGTAGCCGCAGTTCTACATCTGGGAAATATCACGTTCGAAGATAATCCAGAGGACACGAAGGGCGGTTCCAGGATCACCGCTGATTCCAAACAATCAGTCGTCACTTCTGCCGCTCTCCTGGGTGTCGATGCTGATGAATTAAGACAGGCTCTGGTTTCCAAAGTTATGCAGACCAGCAGAGGAGGAATCAAAGGAACGGTAATCAT GGTCCCTCTGAAAGTTCACGAAGCTAATAGTGGTCGCGATGCTCTTGCTAAAGCGATCTATAGCAAACTTTTTGATCACATAGTTTCACGCATAAACAAAAGTATTCCATTCAAGGCTTCTAGCTACTATATAGGGGTTCTTGATATCGCCGGATTTG AGTACTTCCGAGTGAATAGTTTCGAACAATTTTGCATAAACTACTGCAACGAAAAGCTTCAAcagtttttcaatgaaaaaattcttaagtACGAACAGGATCTCTACGACAGAGAAGCGTTGAATGTACCGAAGATCTCATACGTCGATAATCAGGATTGCATCG ATCTCATCGAGTCAAAAACCAATGGCATCTTCAGTCTACTCGACGAAGAATCTAAACTTCCCAAGCATAGTTTCGACCATTTTACGAGCGAAGTTCATAGGGCGTGGAGTGGACATTTCCGAATCACTTTGCCTCGAACTTCTAGGCTCAAGGAACACAGAGAACTCAGAGATGACGAGGGATTCGTCATCAGACATTATGCTGGTGGCGTTTGTTACCAAACt AATCAATTTATTGAAAAGAATAACGATGCCCTTCACGCATCCTTGGAGGGATTGATCCAAGAAAGTAGTAATTCATTCCTAAAAACAAATTTCGCAAATAATACATGCCCGAAAGGAAAGCTAACTTTCATCAGCGTTGGAAGCAAGTTCAAAACACAGCTCGGCGAGCTCATGGATAAACTAAAGAATAAC GGTACTAATTTCGTTCGTTGCGTTAAACCAAACAATGAAATGGTAGACCATCAGTTCGATGGCAACAGTATTCTTGGCCAACTCAGGTGCTCGGGGATGACGTCAGTTCTGGAACTCATGGAGCATGGATATCCGAGCAGAGTACCATTCCAGGAACTTTATAGCATGTATAAATCTTACCTACCTCCAGAATTGGCTAAACTTGATCCAAGATTTTTCTGCGAGGCGTTGCTGCACAGTTTAAGACTTAACAATAAAGATTTTAAGTTTGGTATTACGAGGGTGTTTTTCAAGCCAGGAAAGTTCGCGGAATTTGATAATGTCATGAAATCGGATCCAGAGAATCTTAAAAAACTCGTAGAGAACGTTAAAAAATGGCTCGTCAAATCCAGGTGGATGAAAGTACAGTTCTGTGCTCTATCTGCGATCAAGT tgaaaaataaGATTCTCTATAGAAGATATCATTTGATTGTTATTCAAAAGACTGTTCGAATGTACCTCGCAAAGAAGCAACATCAGCCTAGGATCCAGGGCattgtaaaaataagaaatttaacGCAGCAGCTGGCTAGTATGCAGCAAACCGCTAATCAACTCAAATCATCCAAAGACAGCAGCCTCAATGACATCAAGAAATTAAATCAACAGTTGGAAACTATTCAAGCTAAGATCAAG GGCGATCCGAAAATTAAGAAGCAGGAGATCGATAAGTCGATTGCAAACGTAGTTGGTTTGATGGACaatcagatgaaaaaattgcaagatGCCGTGAAGACACAAAAGAGTGCGGAGgagcaagaaaaattgaagttgattCAGGAGGCAATGGAgattgaaaagagaaagaaacttGAGGAAGAATTAAAGAtaaaggaagaagaggaaaacagacggaagaaaacggaaattgaaattcgaaggaaagcagaagaagaagaaagaaggaagcaAGAAGCAGCAAACGAAAAGGCAGCTGCTGCTATTCAA GCTCAACTCGATAAAGAACAAATGGAGGAAAGTCGATACCGCGAACAAATTGAACAGGAGAGAAGAGATCACGACTTAGCCGTTAGATTGGCGCAAGAATCAAATGGCCATGTAGAAGATTCTCCACCACCTATGCGCAG cGGGTCAGACGTGCGAGGACCTCCAATCACCAACAACAAATTAATAAG ATCGGAACAAGTTCGAAGCCATCAAGCAGCTatgaatacaaataaaaaatacgatcTATCCAAGTGGAAATACTCGCAGTTACGTGATACGATCAACACATCATGCGACATTGAACTGCTGGAG GCTTGCCGTCACGAATTCCATCGCAGATTGAAAGTATACCATGCCTGGAAAGCGAGGAATCGCAAACGCACGACAATagacgaaaatgaaagagcACCTAGGGCAATCATGGAGGCTGCTGCGGAGGCTGCTGCGAAGGCTCGACCAATTCCAATGAAACAATCAATAATTGAATCCTCTCAAAGATTTTTCCGGATTCCCTTTGTGAAACCGGCGGTCGCTGGACAAACGGAAAACCCTTACAGTGCTGGAAAACGCGGATGGTGGTACGCGCATTTTGACGGACAATACGTCGCCAGACAAATGGAACTCCATCCGGAGAAACCGCCGATCCTTCTGGTGGCTG GTGTCGACGACATGCAGATGTGCGAGTTAAGTCTCGATGAAACGGGCTTGACCCGCAAAAGGGGTGCCGAAATACTTGAATACGAGTTCAATAAGGAGTGGGAACGCAATGGTGGAAGACCCTACACGGTACCAAGTGAACGTACTAAGTGA